From the genome of Devriesea agamarum, one region includes:
- a CDS encoding MFS transporter, whose amino-acid sequence MTPQTAQISRMRFHHPARNPRRDVVAFGLWDWGTSAFSSVILTFVFSAYITSGVGAAGVTGEAAVKAATDSAAATLSFTQMWGAIAIALLAPLLGGLADKGGHRNTFLRLFTILMVVTVALMPLVAPDRSHLLFGCVLIAVALVFSELAGVFVNSVLPQISDESNRGRVSGTAWALGYWGSILCLVIVLFGFVMPGNGLFGLPAHDAINIRSIPVFVAIWMLVFSLPLMIFTPPSPRDPSAPKWNPLSGYAQIFMRVARACRREPVMLHYLISSAIYRDGLGAIFSLAGVVAAASYGFSQTEIIIFGISANLIAGVGVYLGGKADDRLGPRVVIVGGCVAVILTASVILLSAAPIVFWICGLTLSFFVGPIQSASRSLLTRLSDPGSESENFGLYATTGRALGFMGTFAFGVTVSLFQDTRMGILGVVIVMLLGLLTFLPLKLGAAGKPGSQLASAAHEAKS is encoded by the coding sequence ATGACACCCCAGACCGCGCAGATATCGCGGATGAGATTTCATCACCCAGCGCGCAACCCTCGCCGCGACGTCGTGGCTTTCGGCTTATGGGACTGGGGCACCTCCGCCTTCAGCTCCGTCATTTTGACCTTTGTATTCTCCGCGTACATCACCAGCGGAGTCGGCGCCGCTGGGGTGACGGGTGAGGCCGCTGTGAAAGCAGCAACCGACAGTGCGGCAGCGACGTTATCGTTCACGCAGATGTGGGGTGCGATAGCAATCGCGCTGCTCGCGCCCCTGCTCGGTGGCCTCGCTGATAAGGGTGGGCACCGCAACACGTTCTTGCGCCTGTTCACCATTCTCATGGTGGTGACGGTCGCGCTCATGCCGCTGGTGGCCCCTGATCGGTCTCACTTGCTGTTCGGCTGTGTTTTGATCGCCGTTGCGCTGGTGTTTTCCGAGCTTGCCGGGGTTTTCGTCAATTCGGTTCTGCCCCAGATTTCAGATGAGTCCAATCGCGGGCGGGTTTCTGGCACCGCGTGGGCACTCGGGTATTGGGGATCGATTCTCTGCTTAGTAATTGTGCTGTTCGGGTTTGTGATGCCAGGAAATGGACTCTTTGGGCTACCGGCGCACGACGCTATTAACATCCGGTCTATTCCAGTTTTTGTGGCTATCTGGATGCTTGTGTTCAGCCTGCCGCTGATGATTTTCACGCCTCCGTCGCCGCGCGATCCTTCCGCCCCCAAGTGGAACCCGCTCAGCGGATACGCCCAAATCTTTATGCGCGTTGCCCGTGCGTGTCGCCGTGAACCAGTGATGCTGCACTACCTGATCTCGTCGGCAATCTACCGGGACGGCCTGGGCGCGATATTTTCTTTGGCGGGCGTGGTTGCAGCCGCCTCGTACGGGTTCTCCCAGACCGAGATCATTATTTTCGGGATTTCAGCGAATCTGATCGCGGGAGTCGGTGTCTACCTCGGCGGCAAGGCTGATGATCGCCTTGGGCCCCGGGTTGTGATCGTGGGTGGCTGTGTCGCGGTGATCCTCACGGCATCGGTGATTTTGCTGTCGGCTGCGCCGATTGTGTTTTGGATTTGCGGTCTCACGTTGAGTTTTTTCGTGGGCCCGATTCAATCGGCTTCGCGTTCTTTGCTCACACGCCTGTCCGATCCAGGCAGCGAATCGGAAAACTTCGGGCTGTACGCGACCACGGGAAGGGCGCTCGGGTTTATGGGTACCTTCGCCTTTGGCGTCACGGTGTCACTGTTCCAGGACACCCGCATGGGAATCCTGGGCGTGGTGATCGTGATGCTGCTCGGTTTGCTGACTTTCTTGCCGTTGAAACTCGGCGCCGCGGGAAAGCCCGGCTCTCAGTTAGCATCAGCAGCGCACGAGGCGAAGTCTTAG
- the dcd gene encoding dCTP deaminase, protein MLLSDRDIRSALAAGRIALDPFDPQMIQPSSVDVRIDRFFRLFDNHKYSVIDPAVNQNELTRLVEVDPDKPFILHPGEFALASTYELVSLGDDIAARLEGKSSLGRLGLLTHSTAGFIDPGFSGHVTLELSNMATLPIKLWPGMKIGQLCFFQLSSAAEHPYGSEGNLNRYHGQRGPTASRSYLNFHRTMIAVDHDEPSYDPVHPGFHPDNPVIHQSGDGPSR, encoded by the coding sequence GTGCTTCTTTCCGATCGTGACATCCGCAGTGCGCTGGCGGCTGGGCGGATCGCGCTGGACCCATTCGATCCGCAGATGATCCAGCCGTCCTCAGTTGATGTGCGTATCGACCGCTTCTTCCGGCTGTTTGATAACCACAAGTATTCGGTGATCGATCCCGCGGTCAATCAGAACGAGCTGACCCGTCTGGTTGAGGTGGACCCGGATAAACCGTTCATCCTGCATCCGGGGGAGTTCGCGTTGGCGTCAACCTACGAGCTGGTCAGCCTGGGGGATGACATCGCGGCGCGGCTCGAAGGAAAGAGCTCGCTCGGACGCCTCGGCTTGCTCACTCACTCCACGGCTGGGTTCATCGACCCAGGTTTTTCAGGGCATGTGACCTTGGAACTGTCGAATATGGCGACCTTGCCGATCAAGCTCTGGCCGGGCATGAAGATTGGGCAGCTGTGCTTTTTCCAGCTGTCTTCGGCGGCTGAACATCCGTACGGCAGCGAAGGGAATCTGAACCGCTATCACGGGCAGAGGGGTCCCACCGCCTCACGCTCGTACTTGAACTTTCATCGTACGATGATTGCGGTCGACCATGACGAACCGTCATACGACCCCGTCCACCCCGGTTTTCACCCCGATAATCCGGTTATCCATCAGAGCGGAGATGGCCCCTCCCGATGA
- a CDS encoding ABC-F family ATP-binding cassette domain-containing protein — MPAIDINSISFSYTDRPLLDGISLYVGDGERACLIGPNGCGKSTLLGVIAGDIRPDSGTVSIPGATKAGLRVPSVTGEGSSVQDYIDAALTHFRELSARFDHVTEALSSEPFSSQLAAEYDSLLAAMTTADVWSLDARINETLAGLGLSQLAGEGRMRPVRTLSPGQAGRLELAAMMLARPVVLLLDEPTNHLDDEAAQFLTRQICQWPGPVLMTSHDRAFIEAVATVMYDFDTAPWQAMVTAAGGGRLPGVYRCSGTYTDYLQAKQHAKVAHRELHSAQQAEKRSVRLHRRASEDIASGGKQLANASGMARKFFSDRAAATAVGRTRHDDRRLEALAEREVRKPRNYELSLNLQPIRVRSGLAISARAVRVLGRLDEVTFDLATGEHLLVTGGNGSGKSTLLTWIAAGRPPRDAEGSASGSVSVGGTLACIPQRLPRCGDAGFSRDVWDRGIGETGAGVLHPSMWATPIAKLSAGNQRRAQIGVAVEGRPEIVVIDEPTNYLDLASIEALESALASWNGTLIIASHDRWLIDHWRGRRLHLTVST, encoded by the coding sequence ATGCCTGCCATCGACATCAACAGCATTTCCTTTTCGTACACGGACCGTCCGCTTCTTGACGGCATCTCCTTGTATGTTGGAGATGGTGAGCGCGCCTGTCTGATTGGCCCTAACGGTTGCGGGAAATCGACCCTGCTCGGCGTGATCGCGGGTGATATTCGCCCCGACTCGGGAACCGTATCTATACCTGGTGCGACTAAAGCCGGCCTGCGAGTACCCAGTGTGACGGGCGAGGGCAGTAGCGTCCAGGACTACATCGATGCTGCGTTAACCCATTTTCGCGAGCTGTCTGCACGGTTTGACCACGTGACAGAAGCCCTCAGCTCTGAGCCCTTCTCGTCACAGCTTGCCGCTGAATATGACAGTCTGCTGGCGGCGATGACGACGGCAGATGTCTGGTCGTTGGATGCCCGAATTAATGAGACGTTAGCTGGTTTAGGGCTGTCTCAGCTCGCCGGTGAGGGGCGGATGCGGCCTGTTCGGACGCTATCGCCGGGGCAGGCAGGGCGACTTGAGCTAGCGGCGATGATGCTTGCTCGGCCGGTTGTTTTACTGCTCGACGAGCCTACGAACCATCTCGATGATGAGGCTGCTCAGTTTCTGACGCGCCAGATTTGTCAGTGGCCGGGTCCGGTTCTTATGACTAGCCATGATCGTGCCTTTATCGAGGCTGTCGCCACAGTCATGTATGACTTCGATACCGCGCCGTGGCAGGCGATGGTAACAGCGGCAGGTGGCGGGCGTTTGCCTGGTGTGTATCGGTGCTCGGGTACATATACCGACTACCTTCAGGCGAAACAACACGCCAAAGTCGCTCATCGTGAGCTCCACTCGGCGCAGCAAGCCGAAAAACGAAGCGTCAGACTGCATCGCCGCGCCAGCGAGGACATCGCTAGCGGTGGTAAACAACTTGCCAATGCTTCGGGGATGGCGCGGAAGTTCTTCTCTGACCGCGCCGCTGCGACGGCGGTGGGCCGAACCCGTCACGATGATCGCCGTCTTGAAGCGCTCGCAGAACGTGAGGTGCGTAAACCGCGCAATTATGAGCTCAGTCTGAACCTGCAGCCGATTCGGGTGCGTAGTGGACTTGCGATCTCGGCACGGGCGGTGAGGGTGCTGGGTCGGTTGGATGAGGTGACTTTTGATCTGGCGACTGGCGAGCATCTGCTGGTCACCGGTGGTAATGGGTCTGGGAAATCAACGCTGCTCACATGGATTGCTGCAGGCCGACCGCCGCGCGATGCAGAAGGATCAGCCTCTGGATCCGTGAGCGTGGGTGGGACTTTGGCCTGTATCCCGCAGCGTCTGCCGCGATGTGGTGATGCTGGATTTTCTCGCGACGTCTGGGACCGGGGTATTGGTGAGACTGGCGCGGGAGTGCTTCACCCGTCCATGTGGGCAACGCCTATTGCGAAGCTATCGGCGGGTAACCAGCGGCGTGCGCAGATTGGGGTGGCGGTCGAGGGTCGCCCAGAGATTGTGGTGATTGACGAACCGACGAACTATCTGGATCTGGCGAGCATTGAAGCCCTGGAATCAGCCTTAGCCAGCTGGAATGGGACCCTGATAATCGCCAGTCATGATCGCTGGTTAATTGATCATTGGCGCGGCCGGCGCCTTCACCTGACGGTATCGACGTAG
- a CDS encoding ABC transporter ATP-binding protein, with the protein MGSSDLCGNEPAISLHRVVREFHSGHQVVRALDDLTLEVPRGQSVALLGVNGAGKTTLSKVLSTWIYPTSGTARVFGFDVVRQSAAASRCVVPIFGGDLGLYPMLSGWENLRYFSAVRGQKTRVTAYDIDKALDEVGLGAAKKRRVEEYSKGMKQRLHLAIGLASDAPLVILDEPTAGLDPIEATRFRGTIRELTGQGRTILLTSHNLADIEDVSERVLFLNGGHIQHDLPLDRFKALAGFRYRLSATTRQRISREGYSCVENPDGTFSIQRLLGADEFSEVSRMLAEIEEADVLNVSLQEPTLDEAFSAAAQGV; encoded by the coding sequence ATGGGATCCTCGGATTTGTGTGGGAATGAGCCCGCGATTTCGCTGCACCGTGTTGTGCGCGAGTTTCACAGCGGACACCAGGTGGTGCGGGCGCTCGATGACCTCACACTCGAGGTTCCGCGAGGCCAGTCCGTGGCGCTGCTGGGAGTCAACGGCGCCGGCAAAACGACACTGAGCAAGGTGTTATCGACGTGGATCTACCCGACCTCAGGCACAGCACGCGTTTTCGGTTTCGATGTAGTACGACAGTCGGCGGCAGCCTCACGATGTGTGGTCCCAATATTTGGCGGGGATCTCGGTCTGTATCCGATGTTGTCCGGTTGGGAGAACTTGCGCTATTTTTCGGCGGTCAGAGGCCAAAAGACCCGAGTCACAGCTTACGATATTGACAAAGCGCTCGACGAGGTGGGGCTCGGCGCAGCGAAAAAACGACGGGTTGAAGAATATTCCAAAGGGATGAAGCAGCGGCTTCACCTCGCCATTGGACTCGCCTCCGATGCTCCGCTGGTCATTCTCGACGAGCCAACAGCCGGTCTCGATCCGATTGAGGCAACCCGATTCCGCGGCACTATTCGCGAGCTCACCGGCCAAGGACGAACAATTCTGCTGACGAGTCACAACCTCGCTGACATTGAGGATGTGTCCGAGCGCGTGCTCTTCCTCAATGGCGGACACATCCAGCACGACCTGCCACTTGACCGCTTCAAAGCACTTGCAGGTTTCCGATATCGACTCAGTGCGACGACCCGCCAACGCATCTCCCGCGAAGGATATTCCTGCGTGGAAAATCCTGACGGAACATTTAGCATCCAGCGCCTACTCGGTGCCGATGAGTTCAGTGAAGTCTCTCGCATGCTTGCGGAGATCGAGGAGGCCGATGTTCTCAATGTCAGCCTTCAAGAGCCCACCCTCGATGAGGCTTTTTCAGCTGCCGCACAAGGGGTGTAA
- a CDS encoding ABC transporter permease, giving the protein MPFRNQCGMRTRAVCASFRLQFLIVANRPMNIATGIVTPWMFMSLYILPRIHNATAADVTASVSASIVASLWSASMWSGAGVIRREKWMGTLGSTLSGHLNPFSAVLSKIAGAVAYDALLISLSVSAFCIAFQLPIQLEHPMLTLMAFVLVVLFGVSSSSLLAGVLILSRNPFHITNIFGTPILLLGGLLIPPQYLPSFCSWIAQGINFYWLREFMNSLPHVYPDYPPLWIGIGLSAIYLVLAYIAMQRLLKRAKKEATFELS; this is encoded by the coding sequence ATGCCATTTCGCAACCAGTGTGGGATGCGCACGCGGGCAGTTTGCGCATCGTTTCGTCTCCAATTTCTGATCGTGGCCAACCGTCCCATGAATATCGCCACCGGTATCGTGACCCCATGGATGTTCATGTCGTTATACATCCTGCCTAGGATCCACAATGCGACAGCAGCTGATGTCACCGCATCGGTCAGTGCGAGCATCGTGGCATCGCTGTGGTCGGCCTCAATGTGGAGCGGGGCCGGCGTTATCCGGCGTGAGAAATGGATGGGAACACTTGGGTCGACCCTTTCCGGTCATTTGAATCCGTTCAGCGCCGTCCTTTCCAAGATCGCAGGAGCCGTCGCCTACGACGCCTTGCTCATTTCGCTGAGCGTGTCAGCTTTCTGCATCGCCTTCCAATTGCCTATTCAGCTAGAGCATCCAATGCTTACCCTCATGGCGTTTGTGTTGGTGGTGCTCTTCGGCGTATCCTCATCATCGCTGCTCGCTGGAGTGCTGATTCTAAGCCGCAATCCTTTCCACATTACGAACATTTTCGGCACCCCCATACTGCTGCTGGGCGGCCTCTTGATCCCACCTCAATATCTACCGTCATTTTGTTCGTGGATCGCTCAAGGCATTAATTTCTATTGGCTCCGGGAATTCATGAATTCGCTGCCGCACGTTTACCCGGACTACCCGCCCCTCTGGATTGGGATCGGGTTATCCGCCATCTACCTGGTATTAGCCTACATTGCAATGCAGCGTCTGCTGAAACGTGCGAAAAAGGAGGCGACTTTTGAGCTCTCCTAA
- a CDS encoding ABC transporter permease, with translation MSSPNVNSYPRATAAREMLRLAFLHQLRSMPLGILVTTHMVPELLRMLVYILIAQLAAGPQAATAAAAGAVALITVRMTISEQSGVPVADVWAKTIGRNTTAVLPLHVQYAIRSLPLQLIAAIDSGIAFALVSVFYSPHSLDIGAWLLSLSCIPSGVAFGTAISVSCLGKNTHNMVHNIAVSIVTVCSGAIMSVDAVPALNAIGEILPVTHSAQILHVGEVSSSVWYLAGHELLIGLMWFAIAWLLYTVLLQRARRTGSAYFGN, from the coding sequence TTGAGCTCTCCTAATGTGAATTCGTACCCGCGAGCAACCGCCGCCCGCGAAATGCTGCGATTGGCGTTCCTGCACCAGCTGCGGTCCATGCCACTGGGCATCTTGGTGACCACGCATATGGTCCCGGAATTGCTGCGCATGTTGGTCTATATCTTGATCGCGCAGTTGGCTGCTGGGCCGCAAGCGGCGACCGCGGCTGCAGCGGGCGCGGTCGCTCTCATCACCGTCCGGATGACGATATCCGAGCAGAGCGGCGTCCCAGTTGCCGATGTGTGGGCTAAAACCATTGGCAGAAACACCACCGCCGTGCTTCCGCTACATGTCCAGTATGCGATTCGGTCACTTCCGCTCCAGCTCATTGCCGCGATCGACAGTGGGATTGCGTTTGCATTGGTGAGCGTGTTCTACTCGCCGCATTCATTGGATATCGGGGCCTGGCTGCTCAGCCTGTCTTGCATTCCAAGCGGCGTCGCTTTTGGAACCGCTATTTCCGTGTCATGCCTCGGCAAGAATACCCACAATATGGTTCATAACATCGCCGTGAGTATTGTGACGGTGTGCTCCGGTGCGATCATGTCGGTCGATGCGGTCCCAGCTCTTAATGCCATTGGGGAAATTCTGCCGGTCACTCACTCGGCGCAGATCCTTCACGTCGGCGAGGTGTCCTCCTCTGTGTGGTATCTGGCAGGGCACGAACTTTTGATTGGACTAATGTGGTTCGCAATCGCCTGGCTCTTGTATACCGTGCTGCTACAACGGGCACGCCGCACCGGGAGTGCATATTTCGGAAACTGA
- a CDS encoding endonuclease/exonuclease/phosphatase family protein produces MRTTTWWMLSSVLIVLATLVSIVALVPDLGPVRALSMVTPFAQLIAFSAILGCGAGLFGLVFLLSACIIKRGRRYPFTIGLAWLIAGICFVLFPAGMTLPPPETSPVNAQTITVATFNSGSALTSTDIDTLVRSYAPNVIVLPETSGPELDDAVAGSGFHGSVYTVPDDGFPSTYTGDIDPTSVLVSTQLGPAQVIDGPMTSFGTVAIRFSDPSLPIVIGLHTAPPLPSIVHEWRSDLDRVIAFGEHSNTPLILAGDFNATLRHGPMATRTRLIDTAQQCGRFPQGTWPTAFPREFRSQIDHVMLSPNMVAHTCAVVDIGQSDHAAYIATIAMTL; encoded by the coding sequence ATGCGGACAACTACCTGGTGGATGCTCAGCTCTGTGCTGATAGTGCTGGCTACGTTGGTGTCCATTGTTGCTCTCGTGCCTGATCTCGGCCCGGTCAGGGCGCTCAGCATGGTCACGCCATTCGCGCAGCTCATCGCGTTCTCTGCCATTCTAGGCTGCGGGGCGGGTTTGTTCGGATTGGTGTTCCTCCTATCCGCCTGCATTATTAAGCGCGGGCGACGATACCCCTTCACAATTGGTTTGGCGTGGCTCATCGCCGGCATATGTTTCGTGCTGTTCCCAGCGGGTATGACTCTCCCTCCCCCAGAGACCAGCCCGGTCAATGCTCAAACGATCACGGTCGCGACGTTTAATAGCGGATCAGCTCTCACCTCGACGGACATTGACACCCTGGTCCGCTCATACGCCCCGAATGTCATCGTCTTGCCAGAAACCTCCGGTCCGGAGCTCGACGATGCTGTAGCAGGCAGTGGTTTTCACGGGTCGGTCTACACCGTGCCAGATGACGGTTTCCCCAGCACCTATACCGGGGATATCGATCCCACCAGCGTTTTAGTCAGCACGCAGCTCGGCCCAGCCCAGGTGATTGACGGACCCATGACGTCATTCGGTACGGTTGCTATCCGGTTCTCCGACCCATCACTCCCGATCGTCATCGGCCTTCATACTGCGCCTCCCCTACCCTCGATCGTCCATGAGTGGAGATCTGATCTCGATCGAGTTATCGCATTTGGTGAGCACTCCAACACTCCGCTCATACTCGCGGGAGATTTCAACGCAACTTTGCGGCACGGACCGATGGCGACCCGAACTCGGCTTATCGACACAGCGCAACAATGCGGCAGATTCCCTCAAGGAACTTGGCCGACCGCATTCCCCCGGGAATTTCGTTCCCAGATTGACCACGTCATGCTCAGCCCGAATATGGTTGCCCACACTTGCGCGGTGGTCGATATCGGGCAATCAGATCACGCCGCATACATTGCCACCATCGCTATGACGCTCTGA
- a CDS encoding GNAT family N-acetyltransferase, protein MWALFVLFVLRRRQCKGVVVLDGICIHREMRGRGIGSSLLDAVSAFGQRCGAVAIELTVIAANPRAKSLYNRRGFVEIDRGWMGPLRHLYGFDCYIVMRKKIGL, encoded by the coding sequence ATGTGGGCACTTTTTGTGCTGTTTGTTTTGAGGCGACGCCAATGTAAGGGCGTAGTAGTCCTTGATGGGATTTGTATTCATCGGGAAATGCGCGGAAGGGGTATCGGATCGTCCCTGCTTGACGCGGTATCGGCGTTTGGTCAACGCTGTGGAGCGGTTGCCATCGAGTTGACCGTGATCGCAGCAAATCCGCGGGCAAAATCGCTTTACAACCGGCGCGGATTCGTGGAAATTGATCGCGGATGGATGGGACCCCTGCGCCATCTTTACGGATTTGATTGCTACATCGTCATGCGGAAGAAAATTGGATTATGA
- a CDS encoding alpha/beta hydrolase family protein, giving the protein MRRAICSRRNRLPLLLAGPLTFLLALGGLIVLGHDFRIEQNEISINTGKEQLQGVLTTPKSKQPRGLVIVVHGDGPIDATYGGLYLPWFEAAADADYATLSWSKPGVGRSTGDWLTQTMSDRATETSAVIDWAKSNTGVPTDRIVLWGASQAGWVLPKVVASRTDISAVIAVSPAINWLQQGRYNLLAELDHNKVSTVEKEAAIARSNHTVALLKEGTPYDTYKSLTGDPEPMSRDRWKFVSLNYTSDAIADLKSMADQQIPIFLLLGNYDLNVDIKNTESSYKHLFRDKLIIKHFNAAHSMARPIFEDSQVAGALVGTLWPRALMATNVLNSYHDYLSRIP; this is encoded by the coding sequence GTGCGCCGAGCAATATGTAGCAGACGAAACCGCCTACCCCTCCTGCTTGCCGGTCCGCTGACATTCCTTCTTGCACTGGGTGGGCTCATAGTCCTTGGACATGACTTTCGGATCGAACAGAATGAAATTTCGATCAATACCGGAAAGGAGCAACTTCAAGGAGTGCTCACCACACCAAAATCAAAGCAACCTCGCGGTCTTGTGATAGTTGTTCATGGCGATGGGCCTATCGATGCCACATATGGAGGGCTCTACCTTCCATGGTTCGAGGCTGCGGCGGATGCCGACTACGCAACGCTGTCATGGAGTAAACCTGGAGTGGGCAGGTCCACAGGAGACTGGCTCACTCAGACCATGTCCGACCGCGCTACCGAGACATCCGCGGTGATCGATTGGGCTAAGAGCAATACAGGCGTCCCGACCGACCGCATTGTCCTATGGGGAGCTAGCCAAGCGGGATGGGTGCTGCCGAAAGTTGTAGCTTCACGCACCGATATCTCGGCAGTCATCGCGGTCAGCCCCGCAATTAACTGGCTGCAGCAAGGGCGATACAACCTCTTAGCCGAACTCGACCACAACAAAGTTAGCACCGTGGAAAAAGAAGCAGCCATTGCACGTAGCAACCACACAGTAGCCCTCCTCAAAGAAGGTACACCTTACGACACCTACAAGTCTCTTACAGGTGACCCCGAGCCAATGAGCCGGGATCGTTGGAAGTTTGTTTCCCTCAATTACACATCTGACGCCATAGCCGACCTAAAATCCATGGCCGATCAACAGATTCCGATCTTTCTTCTGCTCGGAAATTACGACCTCAACGTCGACATTAAGAATACCGAGTCGTCATACAAACACCTCTTTAGAGACAAGCTGATTATTAAACACTTCAATGCTGCACACTCGATGGCACGGCCCATCTTCGAGGACTCACAGGTTGCAGGCGCGCTTGTCGGAACTTTATGGCCGCGTGCACTAATGGCCACAAATGTTCTTAATTCTTATCACGACTATCTTTCAAGGATTCCATGA